A window of Ranitomeya variabilis isolate aRanVar5 chromosome 2, aRanVar5.hap1, whole genome shotgun sequence contains these coding sequences:
- the TMEM86A gene encoding lysoplasmalogenase TMEM86A isoform X1, with the protein MAAPNRCTDPSGSRLRSHIEYMVKCEGPKLVPFFKATCVYFVLWLPTSSPSWFSALIKCLPIFCLWVFLLAHGVSFLVSHRSAKRIFAGLIFSAVGDAFLIWQEQGYFVHGLLMFAVTHILYSSAFGMKPLDLRTGAVMAFVSSLLYSLLYSYLSGPFTYLVAVYTALIAFMAWRAVAGMQLCNDLWTWTKLSGCIGSMLFIVSDLTIAVNKFCFPVPCSRTIIMATYYAAQMLISLSAVECRDEEDYRKKK; encoded by the exons gtCAAGTGTGAGGGCCCAAAGCTGGTCCCGTTCTTCAAGGCCACCTGCGTGTACTTTGTTCTGTGGTTACCGACCTCCAGCCCGTCCTGGTTCAGCGCTCTCATCAAGTGTCTGCCTATATTCTGCCTGTGGGTTTTCCTTCTGGCCCACGGGGTCAGTTTCCTAGTCAGCCATCGCAGTGCCAAGAGGATCTTTGCAGGATTAATCTTCTCCGCGGTGGGAGATGCCTTCCTGATTTGGCAGGAACAGGGTTACTTTGTTCATG GTTTGCTGATGTTTGCCGTCACGCACATCCTATATTCCTCTGCATTCGGAATGAAGCCGCTGGACCTCCGGACCGGTGCCGTGATGGCCTTCGTATCCAGCCTTTTATACTCTTTATTGTACTCTTACCTCTCAGGTCCATTCACCTACTTGGTGGCCGTCTATACAGCTCTCATCGCCTTCATGGCCTGGCGTGCCGTTGCCGGCATGCAACTGTGCAATGACTTATGGACATGGACCAAACTATCGGGATGCATTGGTTCCATGCTCTTCATAGTGTCCGACCTGACGATTGCGGTCAATAAATTCTGCTTCCCCGTCCCTTGCTCCAGAACCATCATAATGGCGACATATTACGCGGCCCAGATGCTGATTTCCCTCTCGGCCGTGGAGTGCAGAGACGAAGAAGATTATAGGAAGAAGAAGTAA
- the TMEM86A gene encoding lysoplasmalogenase TMEM86A isoform X3 — translation MIPCCVKCEGPKLVPFFKATCVYFVLWLPTSSPSWFSALIKCLPIFCLWVFLLAHGVSFLVSHRSAKRIFAGLIFSAVGDAFLIWQEQGYFVHGLLMFAVTHILYSSAFGMKPLDLRTGAVMAFVSSLLYSLLYSYLSGPFTYLVAVYTALIAFMAWRAVAGMQLCNDLWTWTKLSGCIGSMLFIVSDLTIAVNKFCFPVPCSRTIIMATYYAAQMLISLSAVECRDEEDYRKKK, via the exons gtCAAGTGTGAGGGCCCAAAGCTGGTCCCGTTCTTCAAGGCCACCTGCGTGTACTTTGTTCTGTGGTTACCGACCTCCAGCCCGTCCTGGTTCAGCGCTCTCATCAAGTGTCTGCCTATATTCTGCCTGTGGGTTTTCCTTCTGGCCCACGGGGTCAGTTTCCTAGTCAGCCATCGCAGTGCCAAGAGGATCTTTGCAGGATTAATCTTCTCCGCGGTGGGAGATGCCTTCCTGATTTGGCAGGAACAGGGTTACTTTGTTCATG GTTTGCTGATGTTTGCCGTCACGCACATCCTATATTCCTCTGCATTCGGAATGAAGCCGCTGGACCTCCGGACCGGTGCCGTGATGGCCTTCGTATCCAGCCTTTTATACTCTTTATTGTACTCTTACCTCTCAGGTCCATTCACCTACTTGGTGGCCGTCTATACAGCTCTCATCGCCTTCATGGCCTGGCGTGCCGTTGCCGGCATGCAACTGTGCAATGACTTATGGACATGGACCAAACTATCGGGATGCATTGGTTCCATGCTCTTCATAGTGTCCGACCTGACGATTGCGGTCAATAAATTCTGCTTCCCCGTCCCTTGCTCCAGAACCATCATAATGGCGACATATTACGCGGCCCAGATGCTGATTTCCCTCTCGGCCGTGGAGTGCAGAGACGAAGAAGATTATAGGAAGAAGAAGTAA
- the TMEM86A gene encoding lysoplasmalogenase TMEM86A isoform X2 → MVSPVTVVKCEGPKLVPFFKATCVYFVLWLPTSSPSWFSALIKCLPIFCLWVFLLAHGVSFLVSHRSAKRIFAGLIFSAVGDAFLIWQEQGYFVHGLLMFAVTHILYSSAFGMKPLDLRTGAVMAFVSSLLYSLLYSYLSGPFTYLVAVYTALIAFMAWRAVAGMQLCNDLWTWTKLSGCIGSMLFIVSDLTIAVNKFCFPVPCSRTIIMATYYAAQMLISLSAVECRDEEDYRKKK, encoded by the exons gtCAAGTGTGAGGGCCCAAAGCTGGTCCCGTTCTTCAAGGCCACCTGCGTGTACTTTGTTCTGTGGTTACCGACCTCCAGCCCGTCCTGGTTCAGCGCTCTCATCAAGTGTCTGCCTATATTCTGCCTGTGGGTTTTCCTTCTGGCCCACGGGGTCAGTTTCCTAGTCAGCCATCGCAGTGCCAAGAGGATCTTTGCAGGATTAATCTTCTCCGCGGTGGGAGATGCCTTCCTGATTTGGCAGGAACAGGGTTACTTTGTTCATG GTTTGCTGATGTTTGCCGTCACGCACATCCTATATTCCTCTGCATTCGGAATGAAGCCGCTGGACCTCCGGACCGGTGCCGTGATGGCCTTCGTATCCAGCCTTTTATACTCTTTATTGTACTCTTACCTCTCAGGTCCATTCACCTACTTGGTGGCCGTCTATACAGCTCTCATCGCCTTCATGGCCTGGCGTGCCGTTGCCGGCATGCAACTGTGCAATGACTTATGGACATGGACCAAACTATCGGGATGCATTGGTTCCATGCTCTTCATAGTGTCCGACCTGACGATTGCGGTCAATAAATTCTGCTTCCCCGTCCCTTGCTCCAGAACCATCATAATGGCGACATATTACGCGGCCCAGATGCTGATTTCCCTCTCGGCCGTGGAGTGCAGAGACGAAGAAGATTATAGGAAGAAGAAGTAA